One Methanohalophilus mahii DSM 5219 genomic window carries:
- the larA gene encoding nickel-dependent lactate racemase, whose product MTVITVPYGNESIDVNIPDSNMGDILMPSEIEVQSPPDELVKNALANPVNSKRLSEIVTPESSVAIIVSDITRPSPSSTMLPILLEELKSGGCTEENVTVVCALGLHRQQTEEEIKKILGPLYGKVRFVEHDKENCAKVGTTSRGTPVEVFKEVYESDIIVCTGNIEFHYYAGYSGGAKAILPGVSSNNSVITNHKMMTLEEATTGNIDSPVRQDMEEATQIFGPDFLLNVVLNSKKEIVRAVAGDIIAAHRKGVECVDKMYKVEVEPADVVITATDVSKGMNLYQAYKPLDNAKNAVIDGGTILLAAPCGEGFGHEIFERWSRQCSCPVETIEKFNSDFEFGAHKAAFIAQLAMKHDLLMYSEMPEKDIQDVYFKPVADIQQAIDSIIAKNPTVKIHFMPHGQSTLPIAK is encoded by the coding sequence ATGACCGTAATCACTGTACCCTATGGTAACGAAAGTATTGATGTCAATATTCCGGATTCCAATATGGGTGATATCCTGATGCCCTCTGAAATAGAAGTACAATCTCCCCCCGATGAGCTTGTAAAAAATGCTCTTGCAAATCCGGTAAACAGCAAACGACTTTCAGAAATCGTAACACCAGAATCCAGTGTAGCCATCATAGTCAGTGATATAACCCGTCCATCCCCTTCTTCAACAATGCTCCCAATACTTCTTGAAGAATTAAAATCCGGAGGATGTACCGAAGAAAATGTAACGGTGGTCTGTGCCCTGGGACTTCATCGCCAGCAGACTGAAGAGGAGATTAAAAAAATACTGGGTCCTCTTTATGGAAAAGTCAGGTTTGTTGAACACGATAAAGAGAATTGTGCAAAGGTGGGAACAACTTCCAGGGGAACTCCGGTAGAAGTATTCAAAGAAGTTTATGAATCCGATATAATAGTGTGTACCGGTAATATTGAATTCCACTATTATGCAGGTTATAGCGGAGGGGCAAAAGCAATCCTTCCCGGAGTGAGTTCCAATAATTCTGTTATTACAAACCATAAAATGATGACTCTTGAAGAGGCGACTACCGGCAATATCGACAGTCCTGTAAGACAGGATATGGAGGAAGCGACTCAAATATTCGGCCCGGACTTTTTACTCAATGTGGTCCTCAACAGCAAAAAGGAAATCGTCCGGGCTGTAGCCGGTGATATTATAGCTGCCCATAGAAAGGGAGTTGAATGTGTGGATAAAATGTACAAGGTGGAAGTGGAACCTGCAGATGTTGTCATTACAGCAACCGATGTCTCAAAAGGGATGAACCTCTATCAGGCCTACAAACCGCTGGACAATGCAAAAAATGCAGTTATTGACGGAGGCACCATCTTGCTTGCAGCCCCCTGTGGGGAAGGGTTTGGTCATGAAATATTTGAGCGCTGGAGCCGACAATGCAGTTGTCCTGTAGAAACAATTGAAAAATTCAACTCAGATTTTGAGTTTGGGGCTCATAAAGCGGCATTTATCGCACAGCTTGCAATGAAACATGATTTGCTCATGTATTCAGAAATGCCTGAAAAAGATATACAGGATGTGTATTTCAAGCCTGTAGCAGACATCCAGCAGGCAATCGATTCAATCATTGCAAAAAATCCGACCGTGAAAATCCATTTCATGCCTCACGGCCAGAGTACCCTCCCGATTGCAAAATAA
- a CDS encoding DUF2117 family protein gives MKYGIIIHGPEIIDSGWAGKIIQLLSARADVYAVAAGTMCKLAVLDSFLEDLIDIWSLSKPSEAITEIANECDCVFLLNHGKTIESGTVFGNIVADRVDVEVPLVQVERPGNSDGKVIHRGKDVNPDVYWLCRKLGMPLVYPEPAKQPSIRKNGHRTIRNISGILPEESIMVNGLVIGYANAGDVELIFEDGIITAIKGGQLKKHGVEKLASYIGKIDPETAWIKSGNLRRTPVLESMNRKRIDVHKRKSCRAVLINHEAERTFELARKADLVISVGDDTTAIAGSILKRLEIPLIGITDGDRDNVLAENEYCEGSMIIQVKSGFDDIVGEKIKDLFFSTSHPEFPSKSFLEEQILELAKSQIRHVIFHPLKYNY, from the coding sequence ATGAAATATGGAATTATAATACACGGCCCGGAAATAATAGACAGTGGCTGGGCCGGGAAAATAATACAACTTCTTTCAGCAAGAGCAGACGTGTATGCCGTAGCCGCCGGGACTATGTGTAAACTGGCCGTGCTGGATTCCTTTCTTGAAGATTTAATCGACATCTGGAGTTTGAGCAAACCCAGTGAGGCGATTACTGAAATTGCAAATGAGTGTGACTGTGTATTCCTGCTAAATCATGGTAAAACCATTGAAAGCGGGACTGTTTTTGGAAATATTGTAGCTGATAGAGTGGATGTTGAAGTCCCCCTTGTACAGGTTGAAAGACCCGGGAATTCGGACGGGAAAGTTATTCACAGGGGAAAAGATGTAAATCCCGATGTATACTGGCTATGCAGGAAATTGGGTATGCCATTGGTGTACCCTGAACCTGCAAAACAGCCATCTATCAGAAAAAACGGTCACAGAACGATACGCAATATTTCAGGGATCCTGCCCGAAGAATCCATTATGGTCAACGGGCTTGTAATCGGTTACGCCAATGCTGGGGATGTGGAATTAATATTTGAGGATGGGATTATTACTGCCATCAAAGGCGGGCAATTGAAAAAACATGGTGTGGAAAAACTTGCTTCATATATCGGTAAGATTGACCCTGAAACAGCATGGATAAAAAGTGGAAATTTACGCCGCACTCCTGTTCTGGAATCAATGAACCGGAAAAGAATTGATGTTCATAAGCGTAAGTCCTGTCGGGCTGTACTAATTAATCATGAAGCTGAAAGGACATTCGAACTGGCAAGAAAAGCGGATCTGGTAATTTCAGTTGGAGATGACACCACGGCTATTGCAGGAAGCATCCTGAAACGTCTGGAAATACCCTTGATAGGAATTACTGATGGTGACAGGGATAACGTGCTTGCTGAAAATGAATATTGCGAAGGTTCTATGATAATACAGGTTAAAAGCGGTTTTGATGATATAGTGGGAGAGAAAATAAAGGATTTGTTTTTTTCTACATCCCACCCTGAATTTCCCTCAAAATCATTTCTGGAAGAACAAATTCTTGAGCTGGCAAAATCTCAAATAAGGCATGTTATTTTCCATCCACTGAAATATAATTATTGA
- a CDS encoding class II fumarate hydratase gives MVRVEKDTLGEVEVPDDAYYGPQTARAVNNFRVSGRKLPPAFIRAQAAIKMASAKANMKAGKLSRKSGEAIYKAAREVRDGKFDDHFVLDAFQSGAGTSQNMNANEVIANRALEILGYHKGCYDVIHPNDHVNMSQSSNDTTHTAIHIAATETITNELLPVLNNLQDELDAKATEYIRVVKPGRTHLQDAVPVTLGQEFSGYSRMLELGILQLGRVLEDLKALNMGGTATGTGLNKPNGFSEVAIQEMNHITGIDFRLTENPFEATQGADTILSTSSALKGISVSLIKIANDLRLLSSGPRTGFGELLLPAVQPGSSIMPGKVNPVMAEMLNMVCFQVVGNDTTIMMAAQGGQCELNVFTPVLAHNILNSITILAGGVDSFNERCLKGITVNVDHCFKLAESSLALGTSLAPRIGYEKAAEIIYEAHRTNSTIREVVERKDFGFSKDEIEELLNPLNMTGEGHDRT, from the coding sequence ATGGTGAGGGTTGAAAAAGACACACTGGGGGAGGTGGAGGTTCCAGATGATGCTTATTATGGTCCCCAGACCGCCCGGGCTGTGAATAATTTCAGGGTTAGTGGCCGGAAACTGCCTCCTGCTTTTATCAGGGCACAGGCCGCCATCAAAATGGCATCTGCAAAAGCCAATATGAAAGCCGGAAAACTTAGCCGTAAGTCGGGTGAGGCAATCTACAAAGCCGCCCGGGAGGTGCGGGATGGAAAATTTGATGACCATTTTGTGCTGGATGCTTTCCAATCAGGTGCCGGTACGTCCCAGAATATGAATGCCAACGAGGTTATCGCCAACCGGGCTCTTGAGATATTGGGTTATCATAAAGGTTGTTACGATGTTATCCATCCCAATGATCATGTTAATATGTCCCAGTCCTCCAATGACACAACCCATACGGCAATCCATATCGCTGCCACGGAAACAATAACAAATGAACTTTTGCCTGTGCTTAACAATCTGCAGGATGAACTTGATGCAAAAGCCACGGAGTATATCAGGGTGGTAAAACCCGGCAGGACCCACCTCCAGGATGCCGTGCCTGTGACCCTGGGGCAGGAATTCAGTGGTTATTCAAGGATGTTGGAGCTGGGGATACTACAACTGGGACGTGTATTGGAGGATTTGAAGGCGCTCAATATGGGAGGTACGGCTACAGGTACTGGTCTCAACAAACCAAACGGTTTCAGTGAGGTTGCGATTCAGGAAATGAATCATATAACAGGCATTGATTTCAGATTAACAGAAAATCCCTTTGAAGCCACACAGGGAGCCGATACTATTTTATCCACATCGTCGGCTTTAAAGGGCATCTCTGTGAGCCTGATAAAGATTGCAAATGATCTAAGGTTGTTATCCAGTGGTCCACGCACAGGTTTCGGGGAACTCTTATTACCGGCAGTACAGCCGGGTTCATCCATCATGCCCGGTAAGGTCAATCCGGTGATGGCTGAGATGTTGAACATGGTATGTTTCCAGGTGGTCGGCAATGATACTACTATAATGATGGCAGCTCAGGGGGGACAATGTGAATTGAACGTCTTTACTCCCGTCCTTGCCCATAATATTCTTAATTCGATAACAATTCTGGCAGGAGGTGTCGACTCTTTCAATGAACGTTGTCTCAAAGGAATAACTGTCAATGTGGATCACTGCTTTAAACTGGCAGAATCAAGTTTGGCACTGGGCACCTCACTGGCACCCAGAATAGGTTATGAAAAGGCTGCGGAAATCATCTATGAAGCTCACAGGACAAACAGTACCATACGTGAAGTGGTAGAAAGAAAAGATTTCGGCTTTTCAAAAGATGAAATAGAGGAATTATTGAATCCACTTAATATGACGGGGGAAGGACATGATAGAACATGA
- a CDS encoding FAD-dependent oxidoreductase encodes MIEHDIIVIGGGLSGLRAALEAKRNGADVAVISKVPPIRSHSVAAQGGINASIGPDDSWDSHAYDTVKGSDYLADQDTVEILCKEAPEIVYEMENWGTLFSRTEDGKIAQRPFGGAGFPRTCYAGDRTGHNLLHTMYEQVLRAGVRIYNEWMVTRLATDSNRCTGFVALNLLNSELESFRAKSIVIATGGYGRIYQRSTNSIINTGFGISLAYRAGVPIQDMEFVQFHPTTLWGTNILITEGVRGEGGYLYNKDHERFMDKYAPESMELAPRDIVARSIQTEIDEGWGFSGGYVQLDITHLGKELINERLSGIRQICIDFAGVDPIKEPIPVQPGHHYSMGGISSGKDGLTPLDGLYAIGECACISVHGANRLGGNSLLDTIVFGKRAGEHAANAVKSIAMPSEDSLNESLTEERSNIDSMMGDGGESFADVKDELRQTMQRYVGVYRNRGDLETGLANVKALEKRGENIHVKSRVNAFNMELMNVLEVKGMLDIARVITEGALVREESRGAHYRTDFLERDDEKWLKHTLAYLKDGNPKLEYKDVTITQFQPKRREY; translated from the coding sequence ATGATAGAACATGATATTATAGTGATAGGGGGAGGTTTATCCGGTCTCAGGGCGGCGCTTGAGGCTAAAAGAAATGGAGCTGACGTGGCCGTTATCTCCAAGGTTCCACCTATTCGCAGTCATTCCGTAGCTGCACAGGGAGGGATAAATGCATCCATAGGTCCTGATGACAGCTGGGACAGTCATGCCTATGATACTGTAAAGGGTAGTGATTACCTTGCGGATCAGGACACAGTGGAAATCCTGTGCAAGGAAGCTCCTGAAATAGTTTATGAAATGGAGAATTGGGGGACACTGTTTTCCCGTACTGAAGACGGAAAAATAGCCCAGCGGCCATTCGGAGGCGCCGGTTTTCCCAGGACATGTTATGCAGGGGACAGGACGGGTCACAACTTGTTGCATACCATGTACGAACAGGTATTAAGGGCCGGGGTCAGGATCTACAATGAATGGATGGTAACCCGACTGGCCACAGATAGCAATAGGTGTACCGGCTTTGTGGCACTCAATTTGCTTAATTCTGAGCTGGAATCTTTCAGGGCCAAGTCAATTGTAATTGCAACAGGCGGTTACGGACGTATATACCAGCGTTCCACGAACTCCATAATCAATACAGGCTTTGGCATCAGCCTGGCTTATCGCGCCGGAGTTCCTATTCAGGACATGGAATTTGTACAATTTCATCCAACTACCTTGTGGGGAACCAATATCCTGATCACTGAAGGTGTAAGGGGAGAAGGTGGTTACCTCTACAACAAAGATCATGAAAGATTCATGGATAAATATGCACCTGAATCCATGGAGTTGGCTCCCAGAGATATCGTTGCACGTTCCATCCAGACCGAGATCGATGAAGGATGGGGCTTTTCCGGAGGATATGTACAGCTTGATATAACCCATCTGGGTAAGGAACTGATCAATGAGCGACTGAGTGGTATTCGTCAGATATGTATCGATTTTGCCGGAGTTGATCCCATCAAGGAACCTATACCCGTACAGCCGGGACATCATTATTCCATGGGGGGTATCTCTTCGGGCAAAGATGGATTGACGCCGCTGGATGGACTGTACGCAATTGGGGAATGTGCCTGTATCAGTGTGCATGGGGCAAACCGGCTGGGAGGCAATTCATTACTTGATACAATTGTATTTGGAAAAAGGGCAGGTGAACATGCAGCTAATGCTGTGAAAAGCATTGCTATGCCTTCTGAAGATAGCCTCAATGAAAGTCTTACTGAAGAAAGGTCCAATATTGATTCTATGATGGGTGACGGCGGGGAAAGCTTTGCCGATGTAAAGGATGAATTAAGACAGACCATGCAGAGGTATGTGGGTGTTTATCGTAACCGTGGAGACCTTGAAACCGGGCTTGCAAATGTGAAAGCCCTGGAAAAGAGGGGTGAAAATATCCATGTGAAAAGCAGGGTCAATGCATTCAATATGGAATTGATGAATGTACTGGAAGTTAAAGGAATGCTGGATATTGCCCGGGTTATCACTGAAGGTGCACTGGTGCGAGAGGAAAGCCGCGGCGCACATTACAGGACCGACTTTTTGGAAAGGGATGATGAGAAATGGCTCAAACACACTCTTGCTTATCTGAAGGATGGCAATCCTAAACTGGAATACAAAGATGTGACGATAACGCAGTTTCAGCCAAAGAGGAGGGAATACTGA
- a CDS encoding succinate dehydrogenase/fumarate reductase iron-sulfur subunit, with product MVYLKIKRQDESREWYDTFDIEQTPGMTVLEALFYVQEHMDGSLCFRYACRGAVCGSCGMLINRVPRLACRTQVGIAKKENTREGSGDIFVAGQKSESGEENEEILIEPLPNLKVIRDLIVDMDSFYNLVDSIKPWISSPEEHPEGGNLMDPDMRGKIEKYTNCILCACCHGSCPVAARDDTYLSPATLAKAWRMHLDPREDDASRQERLDFVDSESGVWGCDLVYKCVAVCPKKVPPTLGIKALREQIEKKKEN from the coding sequence ATGGTTTACCTGAAAATTAAGCGCCAGGATGAAAGCAGGGAGTGGTATGATACTTTCGATATTGAGCAAACTCCCGGTATGACTGTACTGGAAGCTCTCTTTTATGTTCAGGAACACATGGACGGCAGTCTTTGCTTCAGGTACGCCTGCAGAGGTGCTGTATGTGGAAGTTGTGGCATGCTTATCAACAGGGTTCCCCGGCTTGCCTGCAGGACACAGGTAGGTATCGCTAAAAAAGAAAATACCAGAGAAGGTTCAGGCGACATATTTGTAGCAGGCCAGAAATCAGAATCAGGAGAAGAAAATGAAGAAATCCTGATAGAACCCTTGCCCAACCTGAAGGTAATTCGTGACCTCATTGTGGACATGGATTCCTTCTATAATCTGGTGGATTCTATCAAACCCTGGATAAGCTCTCCTGAAGAACATCCTGAAGGGGGTAACCTGATGGATCCGGATATGCGGGGAAAGATTGAGAAGTATACCAACTGCATCCTGTGTGCCTGCTGTCACGGTTCATGTCCGGTGGCTGCAAGGGATGATACATACCTCAGCCCGGCAACTCTTGCCAAAGCCTGGCGTATGCATCTTGATCCCAGGGAAGATGATGCCAGTCGCCAGGAAAGACTGGATTTTGTTGATTCAGAGTCCGGTGTGTGGGGTTGTGACCTGGTTTACAAATGTGTGGCAGTCTGTCCGAAAAAAGTTCCGCCTACACTGGGCATTAAGGCACTGAGAGAGCAAATCGAAAAGAAAAAGGAAAATTAA
- a CDS encoding multiheme c-type cytochrome, whose protein sequence is MIKIVVVTLTLLLFLAAGMAGAWQPETCKDCHLEKYNIWNASAHAESLKAAGGSVVDIERCTECHVESSIKKAWGRDDVEATIEPITCEVCHNPPDAGYDAHLDTPSAHIPEVTLSAEMCGNCHKDSHHPIIEEWDEYGTESFDMDSMASHSEPTNVAEPFILNRDNSCVSCKSTDGAIPSLEDESIYGLNLNDVPQPEDVEEWRVTCVACHEPHSAEYHIEGALLCGNCHNGMGATADGMTTEIHHPNWEMYNDSIYRTGNHPETGCSDCHMASREYNDTTHQPAVTGHTFDYEPELLFSSESSSECYDCHDEEFAEVIETKQGLIAERIEEVKTVQNNASVALENLNGTASYEKNLENYNNAVFYMHFVEEDGSLGIHNMEKANEYLDKSDKLFNSVTESEEPVEQPGFEAIVAVFGLMFMFWITKRRD, encoded by the coding sequence TTGATCAAAATAGTAGTTGTAACACTAACTTTGTTATTATTCTTAGCAGCAGGTATGGCCGGAGCATGGCAACCGGAAACGTGCAAGGATTGTCATCTTGAAAAATATAATATATGGAATGCTTCTGCCCATGCAGAATCTCTAAAAGCCGCAGGGGGGTCGGTTGTTGACATTGAAAGATGTACAGAATGTCATGTTGAATCCTCCATAAAAAAAGCCTGGGGTAGAGATGATGTGGAAGCCACAATTGAACCAATCACCTGTGAAGTCTGTCATAATCCACCTGATGCAGGTTATGATGCCCATCTGGACACCCCATCCGCCCATATCCCGGAAGTGACCCTTTCTGCTGAAATGTGTGGGAACTGCCACAAGGATTCCCACCATCCGATCATCGAGGAATGGGATGAATATGGCACTGAAAGCTTTGACATGGATTCAATGGCAAGTCATTCCGAACCCACCAATGTGGCAGAACCCTTCATTCTGAACAGGGATAACTCATGTGTTTCATGCAAGAGCACTGATGGAGCTATTCCCTCCCTGGAAGATGAAAGTATCTATGGTCTAAACCTAAATGATGTTCCACAGCCTGAAGACGTAGAAGAATGGCGTGTCACCTGTGTAGCCTGCCATGAACCACATTCTGCAGAATACCATATAGAAGGGGCTTTGCTCTGTGGGAACTGCCATAATGGTATGGGTGCCACGGCAGACGGCATGACAACGGAAATTCATCATCCCAACTGGGAGATGTATAACGATTCTATCTATAGAACAGGCAACCACCCTGAGACCGGGTGTTCGGATTGCCATATGGCTTCACGAGAATACAATGACACCACACACCAACCAGCTGTGACCGGGCATACCTTCGATTACGAACCCGAACTGCTATTCAGTTCCGAATCATCCAGTGAATGTTATGATTGCCATGATGAAGAGTTTGCAGAGGTCATTGAAACAAAACAGGGCTTGATTGCGGAAAGGATTGAAGAAGTTAAAACTGTACAGAACAATGCCAGTGTTGCTCTGGAAAATCTCAACGGTACAGCTTCCTATGAAAAAAACCTTGAGAACTACAACAATGCAGTCTTTTACATGCATTTTGTTGAAGAGGACGGAAGTCTTGGCATTCACAACATGGAAAAGGCCAATGAATACCTGGACAAATCGGATAAATTATTCAATTCTGTAACCGAAAGTGAAGAACCGGTTGAGCAACCCGGCTTTGAAGCAATTGTTGCAGTCTTTGGCCTAATGTTTATGTTCTGGATAACAAAAAGAAGGGACTGA
- a CDS encoding IS1 family transposase, which translates to MNCPKCKSSNHKKNGKVDGRQRYKCHDCGYNYTVEIKSTASSASVKRQALQLYLEGLGFRSIGRFLGVSHVSVYNWIKKFGQELEDLKSENEIKIVEMDEMHTYIGNKKNIAGSGLLLIELGKGSINCSFGNRGTETGIQLWDKLRDSEIKEVMTDHWKAYAEFLPEAIHTRSKAETYTVEGYNSIFRHFLARLRRKSKCYTKSLEMLRYSVLLLIKYRNKELAIFN; encoded by the coding sequence ATGAACTGTCCTAAATGTAAGAGTTCCAATCACAAAAAGAATGGTAAAGTAGATGGGCGTCAACGTTACAAATGTCACGATTGCGGATATAATTATACTGTTGAGATAAAATCAACTGCTAGTTCCGCTTCTGTAAAAAGGCAGGCTTTACAACTCTATCTTGAAGGATTAGGTTTTCGTTCCATCGGGAGATTTTTGGGAGTAAGCCATGTTTCTGTGTATAATTGGATTAAAAAATTCGGCCAGGAATTAGAAGACCTAAAAAGCGAAAATGAGATAAAGATTGTTGAAATGGATGAGATGCACACTTATATTGGTAACAAAAAAAATATTGCTGGATCTGGATTGCTATTGATAGAATTGGGAAAAGGTTCAATCAACTGTTCTTTTGGTAACAGAGGCACGGAAACTGGGATACAACTCTGGGATAAATTAAGGGATAGTGAAATAAAAGAAGTCATGACAGATCACTGGAAAGCATATGCAGAGTTTCTTCCAGAGGCGATTCATACTCGATCCAAAGCTGAAACATATACCGTAGAAGGATATAACAGTATATTTAGGCATTTTCTGGCAAGGTTGAGAAGAAAGTCTAAATGTTATACAAAGAGCCTTGAAATGTTACGATACTCTGTCCTACTGTTAATCAAGTACAGAAACAAAGAATTAGCAATATTTAATTAA
- a CDS encoding DUF1638 domain-containing protein, with protein MPALYIISCRMFEDELVHIFEEEENISLLIVENENTEGIEKKLNELSIKYDKLSPENIDRYTGKKEDFIVVLHLLEFALDADPSLLKDKVYRTIEENGEYFDGILVFYGLCGNVLGSLEEDFAHLNIPVRILKDSYGNVVDDCICASFGSRESYMEAMQGDERGEGTYFLTPMQASNWREMLVLARLTPDPNNIEMTKTVFDYSGYKNVGKVDTGLRYEKDFEDTVEEFATLFDFKKRNFTGSTKITDENYYSIKNDILKK; from the coding sequence ATGCCAGCACTATACATTATTTCCTGTCGTATGTTTGAGGATGAACTGGTACACATATTTGAGGAAGAAGAGAATATCAGCCTTCTTATTGTTGAAAACGAAAATACAGAAGGTATCGAAAAAAAACTAAATGAACTTTCCATCAAATACGATAAATTATCACCGGAAAATATTGATAGATATACAGGCAAAAAGGAAGATTTCATTGTTGTATTGCATCTTCTGGAATTTGCACTGGATGCGGATCCTTCACTTCTCAAAGATAAAGTATACAGGACTATTGAGGAAAACGGGGAATACTTTGATGGTATCCTTGTTTTTTACGGTCTGTGTGGCAATGTTCTTGGTTCACTCGAAGAAGATTTTGCCCACCTCAATATTCCAGTACGAATTCTCAAGGATTCTTACGGAAATGTAGTAGATGACTGTATCTGTGCCTCATTTGGCAGCAGGGAATCCTACATGGAAGCAATGCAGGGAGATGAGAGAGGAGAAGGTACCTACTTCCTCACACCAATGCAGGCATCTAACTGGAGGGAAATGCTCGTCCTTGCAAGACTTACTCCTGACCCCAACAATATTGAAATGACTAAAACTGTTTTTGACTATTCCGGATATAAAAATGTAGGAAAAGTTGACACAGGTTTGCGCTATGAAAAGGATTTCGAAGACACGGTTGAAGAATTCGCCACTCTCTTTGATTTCAAAAAACGTAACTTTACAGGTTCTACGAAAATTACTGATGAGAATTATTATTCAATAAAGAATGATATACTTAAAAAATGA
- a CDS encoding cobalamin B12-binding domain-containing protein, with amino-acid sequence MTSKEEILGELYKYFIETNEKEVYRSIDKWFEKGYEEKQLLFKLIEAQEEVARRFEEEECYLANLMNSTIILQKSNKLITEKLANEGIAFKNRGTVVIGTVKNDTHDLGKNIASCRLQITGFRVIDLGRDLHTSEIVDATIKNKADILAVSSMTSITMNNLKEIVDLLRERGYRENVKIMVSGAPVTQEYADSIGADAYVRTASEAVETAENFIKQKD; translated from the coding sequence ATGACATCAAAAGAAGAAATTCTCGGAGAACTATACAAATATTTTATAGAAACCAATGAAAAAGAAGTATACAGGTCTATCGATAAATGGTTTGAAAAAGGCTATGAGGAAAAACAACTCCTATTCAAACTTATTGAAGCGCAGGAGGAGGTTGCCAGAAGATTTGAAGAAGAGGAATGTTACCTTGCCAATTTAATGAATTCAACCATCATTCTTCAAAAATCCAACAAGCTCATCACTGAAAAATTGGCCAACGAAGGCATTGCTTTCAAAAACAGGGGAACTGTAGTTATAGGAACTGTAAAAAACGATACACATGACCTGGGAAAAAATATTGCTTCATGCAGGCTGCAGATCACAGGTTTCAGGGTAATTGACCTGGGCAGGGATTTGCATACATCAGAAATTGTTGATGCTACAATTAAGAATAAAGCCGACATACTTGCAGTGTCCTCAATGACAAGCATCACAATGAATAACCTCAAGGAAATCGTCGATCTGTTAAGAGAAAGGGGATACAGAGAAAATGTAAAAATAATGGTCAGCGGTGCTCCGGTAACACAGGAATACGCTGACAGCATCGGGGCGGATGCATATGTAAGGACTGCATCAGAAGCCGTGGAAACTGCTGAGAATTTTATAAAACAGAAAGATTGA
- a CDS encoding magnesium transporter has protein sequence MDSDPEDYEYEEDIEAYYLGDYASIGSIVREVLPFELLATLGGVVAGLILSGMTEELQVIPGLLVITPAVLGMRGNISSTLGSRLGSAIHMGLITKIERNPELLNNIGGSLLLSLLLSFVLGLLGHLMTIALGLESAGALTLTLIAVMAGLSSGLILSVIATFFAIGMFRFGFDPDNVVTPSIATLGDIVSMFMLFLSAKVVLAI, from the coding sequence ATGGATTCAGACCCTGAAGATTATGAATATGAAGAAGATATCGAAGCCTATTATCTCGGGGATTATGCAAGTATCGGTTCGATTGTCAGGGAAGTTCTCCCCTTTGAGCTTCTTGCTACTTTAGGAGGTGTTGTTGCAGGCCTTATTCTTTCCGGTATGACAGAAGAACTTCAGGTAATTCCCGGTCTGTTAGTGATAACTCCGGCAGTGCTTGGAATGAGGGGTAACATTTCCTCTACTCTGGGGTCCCGTCTGGGTAGTGCAATACATATGGGTCTGATTACAAAAATCGAGCGCAATCCCGAATTGCTCAACAATATTGGGGGTTCTCTTTTACTCAGTTTGTTACTCTCTTTTGTACTGGGCTTGCTGGGTCATCTTATGACAATTGCCCTGGGTCTGGAAAGTGCAGGTGCCTTAACCCTTACATTAATAGCCGTGATGGCAGGTCTGTCTTCAGGTTTAATTCTCTCTGTAATAGCAACGTTTTTTGCTATAGGTATGTTCAGGTTCGGATTTGACCCGGATAATGTTGTCACGCCCTCTATAGCAACTCTCGGCGACATCGTATCCATGTTCATGCTGTTTCTTTCCGCAAAGGTGGTGTTGGCAATATGA